A genomic window from Nicotiana sylvestris chromosome 11, ASM39365v2, whole genome shotgun sequence includes:
- the LOC104217451 gene encoding uncharacterized protein isoform X2, whose product MDTYLIQFQNAQMKAILRPSSRVPFETFISDHMSSSDKINSEAESIFNMMKQKDPESLALKLVDYLSHPSHNLDTRQECAKLLHKLITDDDDLCTWHNLSVSAQSTIKSMILDCMKVEDSNYIIKKLRKTVSKLAASFLPDNTWPELLPSLYQWVIGSGSNCVSVFLIFAKLADDKTIVPCIKQLLSLFLSTLSDTTLDLDMKMAAVRGVFRIIRTLTEKEQFQDQLPGIMRMLTEALTIHIEAAKHALECAELLLIDDEYLENRSSQLLVEFFTQFQKERTIGEILGPDLEPFQTFIFNYMSVKDPETQSMFYMMKQMHPDSLVIKLASYLGRPCHRLRTRHVCALLLKKLLTDKDDFCTWQKLSVSTRSTIKCMILARIEQEESNFIIHKLIDTVSLLLDNTWPEILPCLYQHVINSSSSNHLRAEAFLIFGELAEHIGETTVPCIKDLHRLFLNTLNDDTLCLDVRISATRAVITFIQCVSSSNGKERFQDLLPGVMRILTDTLSNSKDQEDAADYMLDLFIKLAQNEPKFFRRQLVIVAGSMMEIAEDEKLKEGTRQRAVEFLITLVEERERTPGMMRKLPSFISRCFTMLLNLLLDIEDDPAWHSAETGSDNTGATSNFKVGAECLGRFSVALGGKSIAHTAKEQLSAYLVAPEWEKRHAALVTLAHIAKGCSKLVMFKNLEQPVNMALICLQDPHPRVRLAACRAIHHLSTVYCPDYQKQYHNQVVPALAATLDDLHPRVQESASEALWTFFACYKEETLIPYLDGLVNKLLVLVQSGKLMVQKTALMALSRLSLSVKGHFRTYYDTVMPHLKAILRNTDLKSNHRLHGIALQCISFVGSAGGKDKFREDAAQVMEGLISLQGLHSKGDDPISSNLLRTCGNICICLGRDFLPYMNEVMPFFIIRCAQLEPVSTCLIICCYADKLEEDFYPWVPQVVSIVFPLLKFHTHNVRKTAVEAMYNLLYSAKLAVEKGIAQGGIGSYFIKLSDDIILSLLEALHEEPMIEVCPFILDRLNGCLQICGPLVNEGQLHRIVDEVKHVITESSNRKGKLKERAKSEDFDAEEDELLRGEKEQEDNIFVQLRRILKTLIKTFKAAFLPFFDELSSYLIPMWGKENTAQERCTAIDIFARLVRECPEVTLKYCDVFLPLFVDASNDEHPTVRQCALYGLALYAEYGGTVFKPYVTEAISRINVVIMHFRAREPENENVYYSAVYALGTICQFHRESIGSAQEKMRSGELLNVEPLDLEYPQLISRSFHLSNKTENHVAFRVKTMNAKKYCVRPNKGIVLPGSTCDLIVTMQAQKEAPSDMQCKDRFLLQSIVANPGTTPGDFTQEMFKKEVGRVVDECRLRVIYIPPPQPPFPVAESSRQFMKDIGHLDGSKIVPIWLYCLPIKGDLDEAKYVHDLLCSMVERLDRELIGPYYQGLPKIISVFAEVLCSEKALATEKTAHRMINVLRHLQQALPPAMWESAWSYLLPRQVMELKSILSP is encoded by the exons ATGGATACCTATTTGATTCAGTTCCAAAATGCCCAGATGAAGGCGATTCTGAGGCCTAGTTCTAGGGTTCCGTTTGAAACCTTCATTTCCGATCACATGTCCAGCTCCGATAAAATAAATTCGGAGGCTGAGTCAATTTTCAACATGATGAAGCAAAAGGATCCAGAGTCCCTTGCTCTTAAGCTTGTTGACTATCTTAGCCACCCTTCCCACAACCTTGATACCCGTCAAGAGTGTGCTAAACTCCTTCACAAGTTGATTACTGATGATGATGACTTGTGCACTTGGCACAATCTAAGTGTCTCCGCTCAATCCACAATCAAGTCTATGATCCTTGATTGCATGAAGGTAGAAGATTCAAATTATATCATCAAAAAGCTTCGTAAAACTGTTTCAAAGCTGGCTGCTTCATTTCTCCCTGATAACACCTGGCCTGAATTGTTGCCATCCCTGTACCAATGGGTCATTGGTTCCGGTTCAAATTGCGTGTCAGTTTTCTTAATATTTGCCAAACTCGCTGACGACAAAACAATAGTCCCTTGCATAAAACAATTGTTGTCACTATTCCTTAGTACACTGAGTGACACTACCCTAGATCTCGATATGAAGATGGCAGCCGTGAGAGGAGTGTTCAGGATAATAAGGACGTTGACTGAAAAGGAGCAGTTTCAAGATCAATTGCCAGGTATAATGAGGATGTTGACTGAGGCATTGACCATCCATATTGAGGCAGCAAAGCATGCGTTAGAGTGTGCTGAACTCTTGCTTATTGATGATGAGTATCTGGAAAATAGGTCCAGTCAATTGTTGGTTGAGTTTTTTACTCAGTTCCAAAAGGAACGGACGATTGGGGAAATTCTCGGGCCTGATTTAGAGCCATTTCAAACCTTTATTTTCAATTACATGTCGGTAAAAGATCCAGAAACTCAGTCGATGTTTTACATGATGAAGCAAATGCATCCAGACTCCCTTGTTATTAAGCTTGCTAGCTATCTTGGCCGCCCTTGCCATCGCCTTCGTACTCGTCATGTGTGTGCTCTCCTCCTAAAGAAGTTGCTTACAGATAAGGACGACTTTTGCACTTGGCAAAAACTGAGTGTCTCCACTCGATCCACCATCAAGTGTATGATCCTCGCTCGTATTGAGCAAGAAGAATCAAATTTCATCATCCATAAGCTCATTGACACCGTTTCACTTCTCCTAGATAACACCTGGCCTGAAATATTGCCATGCCTGTACCAACACGTCATTAATTCTAGTTCAAGCAACCACTTGAGAGCGGAAGCTTTCTTAATATTTGGCGAACTAGCTGAGCACATAGGCGAAACAACAGTCCCTTGCATAAAAGATTTGCACCGACTATTCCTTAATACACTGAATGATGATACCCTTTGTCTCGACGTGAGGATCTCCGCCACGAGAGCTGTGATCACCTTCATTCAGTGTGTATCGAGTTCAAATGGAAAGGAGCGATTTCAAGATCTATTGCCAGGTGTTATGAGGATCTTGACTGACACATTGAGCAACAGTAAGGATCAGGAGGATGCAGCAGATTACATGCTGGATCTTTTCATAAAGTTAGCTCAGAATGAGCCTAAATTCTTTAGGCGACAGCTAGTGATTGTTGCGGGTTCAATGATGGAGATAGCAGAGGATGAGAAACTGAAAGAGGGGACAAGGCAACGGGCCGTTGAATTTTTGATAACTTTGGTTGAGGAAAGGGAGAGGACACCTGGGATGATGAGGAAGTTGCCCTCATTTATTAGCAGATGTTTTACAATGTTACTGAATTTATTACTAGATATTGAGGATGACCCCGCTTGGCATAGTGCAGAGACCGGCTCTGATAATACAGGGGCAACAAGTAATTTCAAAGTTGGTGCGGAATGTTTAGGTCGGTTTTCTGTTGCATTAGGAGGTAAGTCTATTGCTCATACTGCTAAAGAGCAGCTGTCTGCTTACTTGGTTGCCCCAGAGTGGGAGAAGCGCCATGCAGCTCTCGTTACACTTGCTCATATTGCTAAAGGTTGCTCAAAGCTG GTGATGTTTAAGAATCTGGAGCAACCAGTGAATATGGCTCTAATTTGTCTCCAAGATCCTCATCCTCGAGTCAGACTGGCTGCTTGCAGGGCAATTCACCACTTGTCGACTGTCTACTGTCCAGATTATCAAAAACAATACCATAACCAAGTGGTTCCTGCATTAGCTGCAACTTTGGATGATCTTCATCCACGAGTGCAG gaATCTGCCTCGGAAGCTCTCTGGACATTCTTTGCGTGCTACAAGGAAGAAACTTTGATACCTTACCTAGATGGATTAGTTAACAAACTGCTTGTACTTGTACAG AGTGGTAAACTAATGGTCCAAAAAACAGCATTGATGGCGTTGTCTCGTCTTTCTCTATCTGTTAAG GGGCACTTCCGGACCTACTATGACACTGTTATGCCACACTTGAAAGCTATCCTGCGAAACACAGATCTTAAGTCTAATCACAGACTTCATGGCATAGCGTTGCAGTGCATAAGCTTTGTTGGGTCTGCTGGTGGCAAGGACAAATTTAGAGAAGACGCAGCGCAG GTTATGGAAGGTCTTATATCATTACAAGGATTACACTCGAAGGGGGATGATCCTATTTCTTCGAACTTGCTAAGG ACATGTGGTAACATTTGCATTTGTCTGGGACGGGATTTTCTTCCTTACATGAATGAAGTGATGCCCTTTTTTATTATTCGATGTGCTCAACTTGAACCTGTTTCAACCTGTTTAATCATCTGCTGCTATGCTGACAAATTAGAGGAAGACTTCTACCCCTGGGTTCCCCAG GTTGTTTCGATCGTTTTTCCACTTCTGAAATTCCATACTCACAATGTCAGGAAAACAGCTGTTGAAG CCATGTATAACCTGTTGTATTCTGCTAAACTGGCTGTTGAGAAAGGGATTGCGCAAGGTGGAATTGGGTCCTATTTCATAAAGTTGTCAGACGATATAATACTGTCTTTGTTAGAAGCTTTGCATGAG GAGCCTATGATAGAAGTATGTCCATTCATATTGGATAGATTGAATGGTTGCCTGCAG ATATGTGGACCACTTGTCAATGAAGGTCAGCTTCACAGAATAGTGGATGAGGTAAAGCATGTCATTACAGAAAGTtcaaacagaaaaggaaaactcAAAGAGAGAGCAAAATCAGAAGACTTTGATGCTGAGGAAGATGAATTGCTGAGGGGGGAAAAAGAGCAAGAAGATAATATTTTTGTCCAG CTCCGTCGAATATTAAAAACATTGATCAAAACCTTCAAGGCAGCATTCTTGCCTTTCTTTGACGAGCTGTCATCATATCTTATTCCTATGTGG GGCAAAGAAAATACAGCTCAAGAGAGATGTACAGCAATTGATATCTTTGCTCGCCTTGTAAGGGAATGCCCTGAAGTGACTCTAAA GTACTGTGATGTATTTCTACCTTTGTTTGTGGATGCAAGCAATGATGAACACCCAACAGTTAGACAG TGTGCTCTTTATGGACTTGCGCTTTATGCGGAATATGGTGGTACCGTTTTCAAACCTTATGTTACAG AGGCTATTTCAAGGATCAATGTAGTGATAATGCATTTTCGAGCTCGTGAGCCTGAGAATGAAAATGTTTATTATTCTGCTGTTTATGCACTTGGTACGATATGTCAGTTTCATCGAGAAAGCATTGGCTCGGCGCAG GAGAAAATGAGAAGTGGAGAGCTTCTGAATGTCGAACCACTTGACCTCGAATATCCTCAACTGATCAGTCGCTCGTTTCATTTGTCAAATAAGACTGAAAACCATGTCGCTTTCAGG GTCAAAACGATGAATGCCAAAAAGTATTGCGTTCGTCCCAACAAAGGGATTGTGTTGCCTGGATCAACTTGTGATCTTATTG TAACAATGCAAGCGCAGAAGGAGGCCCCTTCTGACATGCAATGCAAGGACAGATTTTTACTTCAAAGCATAGTTGCAAATCCTGGCACCACTCCCGGAGATTTTACCCAGGAAATG TTCAAGAAGGAGGTAGGACGTGTTGTTGATGAATGCAGGTTGAGAGTGATTTATATTCCCCCGCCTCAGCCACCATTCCCTGTCGCAGAATCCTCAAGGCAGTTCATGAAAGATATCGGCCATCTAGATGGTTCTAAG ATTGTTCCGATTTGGTTGTATTGCCTGCCGATAAAGGGTGACTTGGATGAAGCCAAATATGTTCATGACCTACTATGTTCAATGGTTGAAAG GTTGGACAGAGAACTTATTGGTCCCTACTATCAGGGCCTTCCAAAGATTATTTCAGTTTTTGCAGAG GTTCTATGTTCTGAGAAGGCTCTTGCTACAGAAAAAACTGCACACCGCATGATTAACGTATTGAGGCATCTTCAGCAAGCACTACCACCAGCCATGTGGGAATCAGCATGGTCGTATCTTTTGCCTCGGCAGGTGATGGAATTGAAATCCATTCTATCACCCTAG
- the LOC104217451 gene encoding uncharacterized protein isoform X1, which produces MDTYLIQFQNAQMKAILRPSSRVPFETFISDHMSSSDKINSEAESIFNMMKQKDPESLALKLVDYLSHPSHNLDTRQECAKLLHKLITDDDDLCTWHNLSVSAQSTIKSMILDCMKVEDSNYIIKKLRKTVSKLAASFLPDNTWPELLPSLYQWVIGSGSNCVSVFLIFAKLADDKTIVPCIKQLLSLFLSTLSDTTLDLDMKMAAVRGVFRIIRTLTEKEQFQDQLPGIMRMLTEALTIHIEAAKHALECAELLLIDDEYLENRSSQLLVEFFTQFQKERTIGEILGPDLEPFQTFIFNYMSVKDPETQSMFYMMKQMHPDSLVIKLASYLGRPCHRLRTRHVCALLLKKLLTDKDDFCTWQKLSVSTRSTIKCMILARIEQEESNFIIHKLIDTVSLLLDNTWPEILPCLYQHVINSSSSNHLRAEAFLIFGELAEHIGETTVPCIKDLHRLFLNTLNDDTLCLDVRISATRAVITFIQCVSSSNGKERFQDLLPGVMRILTDTLSNSKDQEDAADYMLDLFIKLAQNEPKFFRRQLVIVAGSMMEIAEDEKLKEGTRQRAVEFLITLVEERERTPGMMRKLPSFISRCFTMLLNLLLDIEDDPAWHSAETGSDNTGATSNFKVGAECLGRFSVALGGKSIAHTAKEQLSAYLVAPEWEKRHAALVTLAHIAKGCSKLVMFKNLEQPVNMALICLQDPHPRVRLAACRAIHHLSTVYCPDYQKQYHNQVVPALAATLDDLHPRVQESASEALWTFFACYKEETLIPYLDGLVNKLLVLVQSGKLMVQKTALMALSRLSLSVKGHFRTYYDTVMPHLKAILRNTDLKSNHRLHGIALQCISFVGSAGGKDKFREDAAQVMEGLISLQGLHSKGDDPISSNLLRTCGNICICLGRDFLPYMNEVMPFFIIRCAQLEPVSTCLIICCYADKLEEDFYPWVPQVVSIVFPLLKFHTHNVRKTAVEAMYNLLYSAKLAVEKGIAQGGIGSYFIKLSDDIILSLLEALHEEPMIEVCPFILDRLNGCLQICGPLVNEGQLHRIVDEVKHVITESSNRKGKLKERAKSEDFDAEEDELLRGEKEQEDNIFVQLRRILKTLIKTFKAAFLPFFDELSSYLIPMWGKENTAQERCTAIDIFARLVRECPEVTLKYCDVFLPLFVDASNDEHPTVRQCALYGLALYAEYGGTVFKPYVTEAISRINVVIMHFRAREPENENVYYSAVYALGTICQFHRESIGSAQEKMRSGELLNVEPLDLEYPQLISRSFHLSNKTENHVAFRVKTMNAKKYCVRPNKGIVLPGSTCDLIVTMQAQKEAPSDMQCKDRFLLQSIVANPGTTPGDFTQEMFKKEVGRVVDECRLRVIYIPPPQPPFPVAESSRQFMKDIGHLDGSKIVPIWLYCLPIKGDLDEAKYVHDLLCSMVERVSSRNYGFRLDRELIGPYYQGLPKIISVFAEVLCSEKALATEKTAHRMINVLRHLQQALPPAMWESAWSYLLPRQVMELKSILSP; this is translated from the exons ATGGATACCTATTTGATTCAGTTCCAAAATGCCCAGATGAAGGCGATTCTGAGGCCTAGTTCTAGGGTTCCGTTTGAAACCTTCATTTCCGATCACATGTCCAGCTCCGATAAAATAAATTCGGAGGCTGAGTCAATTTTCAACATGATGAAGCAAAAGGATCCAGAGTCCCTTGCTCTTAAGCTTGTTGACTATCTTAGCCACCCTTCCCACAACCTTGATACCCGTCAAGAGTGTGCTAAACTCCTTCACAAGTTGATTACTGATGATGATGACTTGTGCACTTGGCACAATCTAAGTGTCTCCGCTCAATCCACAATCAAGTCTATGATCCTTGATTGCATGAAGGTAGAAGATTCAAATTATATCATCAAAAAGCTTCGTAAAACTGTTTCAAAGCTGGCTGCTTCATTTCTCCCTGATAACACCTGGCCTGAATTGTTGCCATCCCTGTACCAATGGGTCATTGGTTCCGGTTCAAATTGCGTGTCAGTTTTCTTAATATTTGCCAAACTCGCTGACGACAAAACAATAGTCCCTTGCATAAAACAATTGTTGTCACTATTCCTTAGTACACTGAGTGACACTACCCTAGATCTCGATATGAAGATGGCAGCCGTGAGAGGAGTGTTCAGGATAATAAGGACGTTGACTGAAAAGGAGCAGTTTCAAGATCAATTGCCAGGTATAATGAGGATGTTGACTGAGGCATTGACCATCCATATTGAGGCAGCAAAGCATGCGTTAGAGTGTGCTGAACTCTTGCTTATTGATGATGAGTATCTGGAAAATAGGTCCAGTCAATTGTTGGTTGAGTTTTTTACTCAGTTCCAAAAGGAACGGACGATTGGGGAAATTCTCGGGCCTGATTTAGAGCCATTTCAAACCTTTATTTTCAATTACATGTCGGTAAAAGATCCAGAAACTCAGTCGATGTTTTACATGATGAAGCAAATGCATCCAGACTCCCTTGTTATTAAGCTTGCTAGCTATCTTGGCCGCCCTTGCCATCGCCTTCGTACTCGTCATGTGTGTGCTCTCCTCCTAAAGAAGTTGCTTACAGATAAGGACGACTTTTGCACTTGGCAAAAACTGAGTGTCTCCACTCGATCCACCATCAAGTGTATGATCCTCGCTCGTATTGAGCAAGAAGAATCAAATTTCATCATCCATAAGCTCATTGACACCGTTTCACTTCTCCTAGATAACACCTGGCCTGAAATATTGCCATGCCTGTACCAACACGTCATTAATTCTAGTTCAAGCAACCACTTGAGAGCGGAAGCTTTCTTAATATTTGGCGAACTAGCTGAGCACATAGGCGAAACAACAGTCCCTTGCATAAAAGATTTGCACCGACTATTCCTTAATACACTGAATGATGATACCCTTTGTCTCGACGTGAGGATCTCCGCCACGAGAGCTGTGATCACCTTCATTCAGTGTGTATCGAGTTCAAATGGAAAGGAGCGATTTCAAGATCTATTGCCAGGTGTTATGAGGATCTTGACTGACACATTGAGCAACAGTAAGGATCAGGAGGATGCAGCAGATTACATGCTGGATCTTTTCATAAAGTTAGCTCAGAATGAGCCTAAATTCTTTAGGCGACAGCTAGTGATTGTTGCGGGTTCAATGATGGAGATAGCAGAGGATGAGAAACTGAAAGAGGGGACAAGGCAACGGGCCGTTGAATTTTTGATAACTTTGGTTGAGGAAAGGGAGAGGACACCTGGGATGATGAGGAAGTTGCCCTCATTTATTAGCAGATGTTTTACAATGTTACTGAATTTATTACTAGATATTGAGGATGACCCCGCTTGGCATAGTGCAGAGACCGGCTCTGATAATACAGGGGCAACAAGTAATTTCAAAGTTGGTGCGGAATGTTTAGGTCGGTTTTCTGTTGCATTAGGAGGTAAGTCTATTGCTCATACTGCTAAAGAGCAGCTGTCTGCTTACTTGGTTGCCCCAGAGTGGGAGAAGCGCCATGCAGCTCTCGTTACACTTGCTCATATTGCTAAAGGTTGCTCAAAGCTG GTGATGTTTAAGAATCTGGAGCAACCAGTGAATATGGCTCTAATTTGTCTCCAAGATCCTCATCCTCGAGTCAGACTGGCTGCTTGCAGGGCAATTCACCACTTGTCGACTGTCTACTGTCCAGATTATCAAAAACAATACCATAACCAAGTGGTTCCTGCATTAGCTGCAACTTTGGATGATCTTCATCCACGAGTGCAG gaATCTGCCTCGGAAGCTCTCTGGACATTCTTTGCGTGCTACAAGGAAGAAACTTTGATACCTTACCTAGATGGATTAGTTAACAAACTGCTTGTACTTGTACAG AGTGGTAAACTAATGGTCCAAAAAACAGCATTGATGGCGTTGTCTCGTCTTTCTCTATCTGTTAAG GGGCACTTCCGGACCTACTATGACACTGTTATGCCACACTTGAAAGCTATCCTGCGAAACACAGATCTTAAGTCTAATCACAGACTTCATGGCATAGCGTTGCAGTGCATAAGCTTTGTTGGGTCTGCTGGTGGCAAGGACAAATTTAGAGAAGACGCAGCGCAG GTTATGGAAGGTCTTATATCATTACAAGGATTACACTCGAAGGGGGATGATCCTATTTCTTCGAACTTGCTAAGG ACATGTGGTAACATTTGCATTTGTCTGGGACGGGATTTTCTTCCTTACATGAATGAAGTGATGCCCTTTTTTATTATTCGATGTGCTCAACTTGAACCTGTTTCAACCTGTTTAATCATCTGCTGCTATGCTGACAAATTAGAGGAAGACTTCTACCCCTGGGTTCCCCAG GTTGTTTCGATCGTTTTTCCACTTCTGAAATTCCATACTCACAATGTCAGGAAAACAGCTGTTGAAG CCATGTATAACCTGTTGTATTCTGCTAAACTGGCTGTTGAGAAAGGGATTGCGCAAGGTGGAATTGGGTCCTATTTCATAAAGTTGTCAGACGATATAATACTGTCTTTGTTAGAAGCTTTGCATGAG GAGCCTATGATAGAAGTATGTCCATTCATATTGGATAGATTGAATGGTTGCCTGCAG ATATGTGGACCACTTGTCAATGAAGGTCAGCTTCACAGAATAGTGGATGAGGTAAAGCATGTCATTACAGAAAGTtcaaacagaaaaggaaaactcAAAGAGAGAGCAAAATCAGAAGACTTTGATGCTGAGGAAGATGAATTGCTGAGGGGGGAAAAAGAGCAAGAAGATAATATTTTTGTCCAG CTCCGTCGAATATTAAAAACATTGATCAAAACCTTCAAGGCAGCATTCTTGCCTTTCTTTGACGAGCTGTCATCATATCTTATTCCTATGTGG GGCAAAGAAAATACAGCTCAAGAGAGATGTACAGCAATTGATATCTTTGCTCGCCTTGTAAGGGAATGCCCTGAAGTGACTCTAAA GTACTGTGATGTATTTCTACCTTTGTTTGTGGATGCAAGCAATGATGAACACCCAACAGTTAGACAG TGTGCTCTTTATGGACTTGCGCTTTATGCGGAATATGGTGGTACCGTTTTCAAACCTTATGTTACAG AGGCTATTTCAAGGATCAATGTAGTGATAATGCATTTTCGAGCTCGTGAGCCTGAGAATGAAAATGTTTATTATTCTGCTGTTTATGCACTTGGTACGATATGTCAGTTTCATCGAGAAAGCATTGGCTCGGCGCAG GAGAAAATGAGAAGTGGAGAGCTTCTGAATGTCGAACCACTTGACCTCGAATATCCTCAACTGATCAGTCGCTCGTTTCATTTGTCAAATAAGACTGAAAACCATGTCGCTTTCAGG GTCAAAACGATGAATGCCAAAAAGTATTGCGTTCGTCCCAACAAAGGGATTGTGTTGCCTGGATCAACTTGTGATCTTATTG TAACAATGCAAGCGCAGAAGGAGGCCCCTTCTGACATGCAATGCAAGGACAGATTTTTACTTCAAAGCATAGTTGCAAATCCTGGCACCACTCCCGGAGATTTTACCCAGGAAATG TTCAAGAAGGAGGTAGGACGTGTTGTTGATGAATGCAGGTTGAGAGTGATTTATATTCCCCCGCCTCAGCCACCATTCCCTGTCGCAGAATCCTCAAGGCAGTTCATGAAAGATATCGGCCATCTAGATGGTTCTAAG ATTGTTCCGATTTGGTTGTATTGCCTGCCGATAAAGGGTGACTTGGATGAAGCCAAATATGTTCATGACCTACTATGTTCAATGGTTGAAAG GGTCTCGAGTCGAAACTATGGGTTCAG GTTGGACAGAGAACTTATTGGTCCCTACTATCAGGGCCTTCCAAAGATTATTTCAGTTTTTGCAGAG GTTCTATGTTCTGAGAAGGCTCTTGCTACAGAAAAAACTGCACACCGCATGATTAACGTATTGAGGCATCTTCAGCAAGCACTACCACCAGCCATGTGGGAATCAGCATGGTCGTATCTTTTGCCTCGGCAGGTGATGGAATTGAAATCCATTCTATCACCCTAG